The proteins below are encoded in one region of Salvelinus namaycush isolate Seneca chromosome 32, SaNama_1.0, whole genome shotgun sequence:
- the LOC120027304 gene encoding CMP-N-acetylneuraminate-beta-galactosamide-alpha-2,3-sialyltransferase 1-like: MYLSMQKNFRTFTVLAFIVTFTMFLFSFTLRDPSLYFFKYAIRKSDSFFSNGQCGCRECMTELDDDPWFTERFNLSVPPLMSRRNSLLTDDTYHWWQRLQGQKDPANFREVVEKLFQVIPDDDDLYKDAGPERCRTCAVVGNSGNLKGSRYGPLIDSSDVIIRMNMAPTSGFEEDVGSRTTHHVMYPESAIDLDNTTSLLLIPFKTLDLQWITSALTTGSINETYVPVRSRIKANKNRVLIYSPTFFKYVYDTWLERHGQYPSTGFLSLLFAVHICDKVNVYGFGADRYGNWHHYWQKNYHGGEFRKTGVHDADHEHNVTMLLADKHKINIFKGF; this comes from the exons ATGTATCTATCGATGCAGAAGAACTTCAGGACATTTACTGTGTTAGCCTTTATTGTAACTTTCACCATGTTCCTCTTCAGTTTCACGTTGAGAGATCCCTCTCTGTACTTCTTCAAATATGCCATACGCAAGTCAGACAGCTTCTTCTCTAACGGCCAGTGTGGCTGTCGAGAGTGTATGACAGAGCTGGACGACGACCCCTGGTTCACTGAGCGGTTCAACCTGTCAGTCCCCCCTCTGATGTCTAGGAGGAACAGCCTGCTGACTGACGACACATACCACTGGTGGCAG CGGTTGCAGGGACAGAAGGACCCGGCCAACTTCAGAGAGGTGGTGGAGAAGTTGTTCCAGGTCATCCCTGATGATGACGACCTCTACAAGGACGCGGGGCCTGAGCGCTGTAGGACCTGTGCTGTGGTGGGGAATTCTGGGAACCTCAAGGGCTCCCGCTACGGACCCCTCATCGACTccagtgatgtcatcatcag AATGAACATGGCTCCTACCTCTGGCTTTGAGGAGGATGTTGGGAGCCGGACCACGCATCACGTCATGTACCCAGAGAGCGCCATAGATCTGGACAACACCACCAGTCTTCTGCTCATCCCCTTCAAGACTCTGGACCTGCAGTGGATCACCAGTGCCTTGACCACAGGCTCCATCAACGA AACATACGTTCCTGTCCGGTCCAGGATTAAGGCAAACAAGAACAGG gTGCTGATATATAGCCCAACCTTCTTTAAATATGTCTATGACACATGGCTGGAGCGTCATGGCCAGTATCCCTCCACTGGCTTCCTCAGCCTATTGTTCGCCGTGCACATCTGTGATAAG GTGAATGTGTACGGGTTCGGAGCGGACCGGTATGGGAACTGGCACCACTACTGGCAAAAGAATTACCACGGAGGCGAATTCCGCAAAACTGGGGTGCATGATGCAGACCATGAGCACAACGTCACCATGCTTCTGGCTGACAAACACAAGATCAATATTTTCAAAGGCTTCTGA